A window of the Streptomyces sp. NBC_00454 genome harbors these coding sequences:
- a CDS encoding SDR family NAD(P)-dependent oxidoreductase, translating to MSELTGLRALVTGGASGIGLATARALAARGAAVAVLDLDPEGVSEPLLGLKADVSDDASVRAAVEEAATRLGGIDILVNNAGIGAAGNVEDNPDEQWHRVLDVNVLGMVRTTRAALPHLRRSAHASVVNTCSIAATAGLPQRALYSASKGAVLSLTLAMAADHVREGIRVNCVNPGTADTPWVARLLDAADDPEAERAALNARQPMGRLVTADEVAAAIVYLAGPAAASVTGTALAVDGGMQGLRLRPAAQS from the coding sequence ATGAGCGAACTGACCGGCCTCAGGGCGCTCGTCACGGGCGGCGCGTCCGGTATCGGGCTCGCCACGGCCCGCGCACTGGCGGCGCGGGGCGCGGCCGTCGCCGTACTCGACCTCGATCCGGAAGGCGTGAGCGAACCGCTGCTCGGCCTCAAGGCCGACGTCAGCGACGACGCCTCCGTACGCGCCGCCGTGGAGGAGGCGGCCACGCGGCTCGGCGGCATCGACATCCTCGTCAACAACGCGGGCATCGGCGCCGCCGGCAACGTCGAGGACAACCCCGACGAACAGTGGCACCGCGTCCTGGACGTCAACGTCCTCGGCATGGTCCGCACCACCCGGGCCGCCCTGCCCCACCTGCGCCGGTCCGCACACGCGTCCGTGGTCAACACCTGCTCCATCGCGGCCACCGCCGGACTGCCGCAGCGCGCCCTGTACTCCGCCAGCAAGGGCGCCGTGCTGTCCCTCACCCTGGCCATGGCCGCCGATCACGTCCGTGAGGGCATCCGCGTCAACTGCGTCAACCCCGGCACCGCCGACACCCCGTGGGTCGCCCGGCTGCTCGACGCCGCCGACGACCCCGAGGCCGAACGGGCCGCGCTCAACGCCCGCCAGCCCATGGGCCGTCTGGTGACCGCCGACGAGGTGGCGGCCGCCATCGTCTACCTGGCCGGTCCGGCCGCGGCGTCCGTCACCGGCACCGCGCTCGCCGTGGACGGCGGCATGCAGGGACTGCGGCTGCGCCCGGCGGCCCAGTCGTGA
- a CDS encoding L-fuconate dehydratase: protein MTATTARITAVDTYDIRFPTSRELDGSDAMNPDPDYSAAYVVLRTDAGDGHEGHGFTFTIGRGNDVQVAAIDALRPHVIGRSVHELCADPGSVSRDLIGDSQLRWLGPEKGVMHMAIGAVVNAVWDLAAKREGKPLWRLLADASPQWLVSQVDFRYISDALTPEDALTLLHEGRTGLAEREATLLERGYPGYTTSPGWLGYTDEKLTRLAKQAVADGFTQIKLKVGADLSDDIRRLRAARGAVGDGIRIAIDANQRWNVPEAIRWTQALAEFDPYWIEEPTSPDDVLGHATVRRAVGPVKVATGEHVQNRIVFKQLLQAGAIDVLQIDAARVGGVNENLAILLLAAKFGVPVCPHAGGVGLCELVQHLSMFDYLALSGSTEDRAIEYVDHLHQHFVDPVVIRDGHYTAPLAPGFSATMRAQSIAEYLYPDGTFWVADRAAQEELA, encoded by the coding sequence TTGACTGCAACCACCGCCCGGATCACCGCCGTCGACACCTACGACATCCGCTTCCCCACCTCACGGGAACTGGACGGATCCGACGCGATGAACCCGGACCCCGACTACTCCGCCGCCTACGTCGTGCTGCGCACCGACGCCGGCGACGGGCACGAAGGACACGGCTTCACCTTCACCATCGGACGCGGCAACGACGTCCAGGTCGCCGCGATCGACGCACTGCGACCCCATGTCATCGGCCGCTCCGTCCACGAGCTGTGCGCCGATCCGGGATCGGTCAGCCGCGACCTGATCGGCGACAGCCAGCTGCGCTGGCTCGGCCCCGAAAAGGGCGTGATGCACATGGCGATCGGCGCCGTGGTCAACGCCGTGTGGGACCTGGCGGCCAAGCGGGAGGGCAAGCCGCTGTGGCGGCTGCTCGCCGACGCCTCGCCGCAGTGGCTGGTCTCCCAGGTCGACTTCCGCTACATCTCCGACGCCCTCACCCCCGAGGACGCCCTCACGCTCCTCCACGAGGGCCGCACGGGGCTCGCGGAACGCGAGGCGACCCTGCTGGAGCGCGGATACCCCGGCTACACCACCTCCCCGGGCTGGCTCGGCTACACCGACGAAAAGCTCACCCGGCTGGCCAAGCAGGCCGTCGCCGACGGCTTCACACAGATCAAACTCAAGGTCGGCGCCGACCTGAGCGACGACATCCGGCGGCTGCGCGCCGCCCGCGGCGCCGTAGGTGACGGCATCCGCATCGCCATCGACGCCAATCAGCGGTGGAACGTGCCCGAGGCGATCAGGTGGACCCAGGCGCTCGCCGAGTTCGACCCGTACTGGATCGAGGAGCCGACCAGCCCCGACGACGTACTCGGCCACGCGACCGTACGGCGGGCCGTCGGCCCCGTGAAGGTGGCCACCGGCGAGCACGTGCAGAACCGGATCGTCTTCAAGCAGCTCCTCCAGGCCGGCGCGATCGATGTCCTCCAGATCGATGCGGCGCGGGTCGGCGGGGTCAACGAGAACCTCGCGATCCTGCTGCTCGCCGCGAAGTTCGGTGTCCCGGTGTGCCCGCACGCCGGCGGAGTGGGGCTGTGCGAGCTGGTGCAGCACCTGTCGATGTTCGACTACCTGGCCCTCTCCGGAAGCACCGAGGACCGCGCCATCGAGTACGTCGACCACCTCCACCAGCACTTCGTCGATCCGGTGGTGATCCGGGACGGCCACTACACCGCCCCGCTCGCCCCCGGCTTCTCCGCCACCATGCGTGCGCAGTCCATCGCCGAGTACCTCTACCCGGACGGCACGTTCTGGGTGGCCGACCGCGCCGCGCAGGAGGAACTGGCATGA
- a CDS encoding fumarylacetoacetate hydrolase family protein: MKLLRVGSPGEERPAVRVDDGRLLDLSSVTRDIDGAFLASGGIDRARAAVSAGELPELDRDGLRIGPPVTRPGKVVCVGLNYRDHAAETGAALPARPVVFMKDPGTVVGPNDEVLIPRGSVKTDWEVELAVVIGRRARYLDGPDAARAVIAGYAISNDVSEREFQLEYSPQWDLGKSCETFNPLGPWLVTADEAGDPQDLGLHLNVNGVKRQDGHTSNMIFTVDHIVWYLSQYMVLEPGDVINTGTPAGVALGLPGTPYLRPGDTVELSVDGLGSQRQIFAQA; the protein is encoded by the coding sequence GTGAAACTGCTACGAGTCGGATCCCCAGGTGAAGAGCGGCCGGCGGTACGCGTCGACGACGGTCGGCTGCTGGACCTCTCCTCCGTGACCCGGGACATCGACGGTGCCTTCCTGGCCTCCGGAGGGATCGACCGGGCCCGCGCGGCGGTCTCGGCGGGGGAGCTGCCCGAACTGGACCGGGACGGCCTGCGCATCGGGCCGCCCGTCACCCGCCCAGGCAAGGTCGTCTGCGTCGGCCTGAACTACCGCGATCACGCCGCCGAGACAGGCGCGGCGCTTCCCGCGCGTCCGGTGGTGTTCATGAAGGACCCGGGCACGGTCGTCGGCCCGAACGACGAGGTACTGATCCCCCGTGGATCGGTGAAGACCGACTGGGAGGTCGAACTCGCAGTCGTCATCGGCCGCCGGGCGCGCTACCTGGACGGACCGGATGCCGCGCGGGCCGTGATCGCCGGGTACGCGATCAGCAACGACGTATCGGAGCGGGAATTCCAACTGGAGTACTCACCGCAGTGGGACCTGGGCAAATCCTGCGAAACCTTCAACCCGCTCGGCCCGTGGCTGGTCACCGCCGACGAGGCCGGCGACCCGCAGGACCTCGGCCTGCACCTGAACGTCAACGGCGTGAAGCGGCAGGACGGTCACACCAGCAACATGATCTTCACCGTCGACCACATCGTGTGGTACCTGAGCCAGTACATGGTCCTGGAGCCGGGCGACGTGATCAACACCGGTACGCCCGCGGGCGTGGCCCTGGGGCTTCCCGGCACCCCCTACCTCCGCCCCGGCGACACGGTCGAGCTCTCCGTCGACGGCCTCGGCAGCCAGCGCCAGATCTTCGCCCAAGCGTGA
- a CDS encoding sugar ABC transporter substrate-binding protein has product MKHTLTRSTAAAATAVLALLGLTTACNRESPSSAASGGDRTAIGIDLPRSDSDFWNSYAQYVKNGIKTDGINALPLSNSQNDVTKLVANVQVFQNTGAKAVVMAPQDTGAIASTLETLASKKIPVVSVDTRPDKGDVYMVVRADNKAYGTKACEFLGKQLGGQGKVAELQGALDSINGRDRSEAFAECMKTKFPQIKVFELPTDWKGDVASAKLQSLLAQHPDLNGIYMQAGGVFLQPTLALLEQKGLLQPAGQKGHISIVSNDGIPQEFDAIRKGRIDATISQPADLYAKYALYYAKAAAEGKTFQPGTTDHDSTIIKLPNGLEDQLPAPLVTKDNVDDKTLWGNNVG; this is encoded by the coding sequence ATGAAGCACACTCTCACCCGCTCCACCGCCGCAGCCGCCACCGCCGTCCTCGCGCTGCTGGGTCTCACCACCGCGTGCAACCGCGAGAGCCCCTCCTCGGCCGCCTCGGGAGGCGACAGGACTGCCATCGGCATCGACCTGCCCCGCTCCGACTCCGACTTCTGGAACTCCTACGCGCAGTACGTGAAGAACGGCATCAAGACCGACGGCATCAACGCGCTGCCGCTGAGCAACTCGCAGAACGACGTCACCAAGCTGGTCGCCAACGTGCAGGTGTTCCAGAACACGGGCGCCAAGGCCGTCGTCATGGCACCTCAGGACACCGGTGCCATCGCCTCGACCCTGGAGACCCTCGCGTCGAAGAAGATCCCGGTGGTCAGCGTCGACACCAGACCCGACAAGGGCGATGTCTACATGGTCGTCCGAGCCGACAACAAGGCATACGGCACCAAGGCGTGCGAGTTCCTCGGCAAGCAGCTGGGCGGCCAGGGCAAGGTCGCCGAGCTCCAGGGCGCCCTTGACTCCATCAACGGCCGCGACCGGTCCGAGGCGTTCGCGGAGTGCATGAAGACGAAGTTCCCGCAGATCAAGGTCTTCGAGCTGCCCACCGACTGGAAGGGCGACGTGGCCTCCGCCAAACTGCAGAGCCTGCTCGCGCAGCACCCGGACCTGAACGGCATCTACATGCAGGCGGGCGGTGTCTTCCTGCAGCCCACTCTCGCCCTGCTGGAGCAGAAGGGCCTGCTCCAGCCCGCCGGGCAGAAGGGCCACATCAGCATCGTCTCCAACGACGGCATCCCGCAGGAGTTCGACGCCATCCGCAAGGGCCGGATCGACGCCACCATCTCCCAGCCCGCCGACCTCTACGCCAAGTACGCGCTGTACTACGCCAAGGCCGCCGCCGAGGGCAAGACCTTCCAGCCGGGCACGACCGACCACGACTCCACCATCATCAAGCTGCCCAACGGCCTGGAGGACCAGCTCCCCGCTCCGCTGGTCACCAAGGACAACGTCGACGACAAGACCCTGTGGGGCAACAACGTCGGCTGA
- a CDS encoding sugar ABC transporter ATP-binding protein, whose amino-acid sequence MADTATAPATGPGTPAPVAEATGISKRFGATVALRDARITIAPGESHALVGRNGAGKSTLVSILTGLQQPDTGALRFSGEPAPAFGDIDAWRSRVACVYQRSTIIGELTVAENLFLNRQSGAPLRPIRWKRLRHRAEELLGEYGVDVDVDARARDLTVEQRQFVEIARALSFGARFIILDEPTAKLDGRGIGRLFDKLRDLQRQGVAFLFISHHLQEVYDLCATVTVYRDAAHILTAPVTELGQTALVEAMTGESSSTVTATAGRPPGTRADATELLAIDGLTLPGACEDISLSVRSGEVVGLAGATASGNVQVGEAVAGLHRAKGGRISVGGQAVRTGSVPSALTAGVGLVPEDRHHQGLVGNRSVAENATLTVTDQLGPFGIVLPARTRAFAQRVIRDLDIKTPGVATPVSALSGGNQQKVVVARALATDPHVLVAIRPTNGVDVKSKEFLLGRIRQVADGGRAALIVSDELDDLKVCDRVVVMFHGRVVAEFDHGWRDEDLVAAIEGVAGDPAPATTTPTFALPTSSASSGADEHGR is encoded by the coding sequence ATGGCGGACACCGCGACCGCCCCGGCGACCGGCCCCGGCACTCCGGCCCCGGTGGCCGAGGCGACCGGCATCAGCAAACGATTCGGCGCGACCGTCGCGCTGCGCGACGCCCGCATCACCATCGCCCCGGGCGAGTCGCACGCCCTCGTCGGACGCAACGGCGCCGGCAAGTCGACGCTCGTGTCCATCCTCACCGGCCTCCAGCAGCCCGACACCGGAGCCCTGCGCTTCTCGGGCGAACCGGCCCCCGCCTTCGGCGACATCGACGCCTGGCGCTCCCGCGTCGCCTGCGTCTACCAGCGCTCCACGATCATCGGTGAGCTGACCGTCGCCGAGAACCTCTTCCTGAACCGGCAGAGCGGCGCCCCGCTGCGGCCCATCCGCTGGAAGCGGCTGCGCCACCGCGCCGAGGAGCTCCTCGGCGAGTACGGCGTCGACGTCGACGTCGACGCCCGGGCTAGGGACCTCACCGTCGAGCAGCGGCAGTTCGTGGAGATCGCCCGGGCCCTGTCGTTCGGCGCCCGCTTCATCATCCTCGACGAGCCGACCGCGAAGCTCGACGGCCGCGGCATCGGCCGCCTCTTCGACAAGCTCCGCGACCTCCAGCGCCAGGGTGTCGCCTTCCTCTTCATCTCCCACCACCTGCAAGAGGTGTACGACCTCTGCGCCACGGTCACGGTCTACCGCGACGCGGCCCACATCCTCACCGCACCCGTCACCGAGCTCGGACAGACGGCCCTGGTCGAGGCCATGACCGGCGAGTCCTCCTCCACGGTCACCGCCACCGCGGGCCGCCCCCCGGGCACGCGGGCCGACGCGACGGAACTGCTGGCGATCGACGGTCTGACGCTGCCCGGTGCCTGCGAGGACATCTCCCTCTCCGTACGCTCCGGCGAGGTCGTCGGGCTCGCCGGCGCCACCGCCAGCGGCAACGTGCAGGTGGGTGAGGCGGTCGCCGGTCTGCACCGTGCCAAGGGCGGCCGGATCTCTGTCGGCGGCCAGGCCGTGCGCACCGGCAGTGTGCCGTCCGCGCTCACCGCCGGCGTCGGTCTGGTACCCGAGGACCGCCACCACCAGGGGCTGGTCGGCAATCGCAGCGTGGCGGAGAACGCGACGCTCACCGTCACCGACCAGCTCGGTCCGTTCGGCATCGTGCTGCCCGCCCGCACCAGGGCCTTCGCGCAGCGCGTGATCCGGGACCTCGACATCAAGACTCCCGGCGTCGCCACCCCGGTCTCCGCCCTCTCCGGCGGCAACCAGCAGAAGGTCGTCGTCGCCCGCGCCCTGGCCACCGATCCGCACGTGCTCGTGGCCATCCGCCCCACGAACGGTGTGGACGTCAAGTCCAAGGAGTTCCTGCTCGGCAGGATCCGGCAGGTCGCGGACGGCGGCAGAGCCGCGCTGATCGTCTCCGACGAACTGGACGACCTCAAGGTCTGCGACCGGGTCGTCGTCATGTTCCACGGGCGCGTGGTGGCCGAGTTCGACCACGGATGGAGGGACGAGGACCTCGTCGCCGCCATCGAGGGCGTCGCCGGCGATCCGGCTCCTGCCACCACGACTCCCACATTCGCCCTACCCACCTCATCCGCCTCATCCGGCGCAGACGAGCACGGAAGGTAG
- a CDS encoding ABC transporter permease — translation MSATTDLTEPAPSTAVPAAADAARHRGGLGRFRELSLVPAIIVLGLIGFIVSPAFLTADNLIGVAQQSTELSLLVLATTFVLIAGRMDLSLESTIGVAPVIAVWLVLPTSGGRFTGLGLFPEWMAIPLCLLVGALIGAVNGFLILKLRLNGFIVTLGALTMLRGLQVALSEGQSIVELPSSFTYLGRASWLGVPAAIWVCALLFAIGGSALAWLRHGRALYAIGGNAEAARTAGIRVDRTVWVVLILGSVLAAFAGVLYSGHYGSISATQGSGWIFQVFAATVIGGVSLNGGKGSVFGALTGVLTLQLVVNVMTLAGVPPLWNQFLNGAIIIVALVISRFASGEKQE, via the coding sequence ATGTCCGCCACCACAGATCTCACCGAGCCCGCACCGAGCACGGCGGTGCCGGCCGCGGCGGACGCCGCCCGCCACCGGGGCGGCCTCGGGCGCTTCCGTGAACTGTCCCTGGTCCCGGCGATCATCGTCCTGGGCCTGATCGGGTTCATCGTCTCGCCGGCCTTCCTCACCGCCGACAACCTGATCGGTGTGGCCCAGCAGTCCACCGAGCTGAGCCTGCTGGTGCTCGCCACGACCTTCGTCCTGATCGCCGGCCGGATGGACCTGTCCCTGGAGTCCACCATCGGCGTGGCTCCCGTCATCGCCGTGTGGCTGGTCCTGCCCACCAGTGGGGGCCGGTTCACCGGACTCGGCCTCTTCCCCGAGTGGATGGCGATCCCGCTCTGCCTGCTGGTCGGGGCGCTGATCGGTGCCGTCAACGGCTTCCTCATCCTCAAGCTGCGCCTCAACGGCTTCATCGTCACCCTCGGCGCCCTGACGATGCTCCGCGGACTGCAAGTCGCCCTCTCCGAAGGCCAGTCCATCGTCGAGCTGCCTTCGTCCTTCACCTACCTGGGCAGGGCGTCCTGGCTGGGCGTGCCCGCCGCGATCTGGGTGTGCGCGCTGCTCTTCGCGATCGGCGGCAGTGCGCTGGCCTGGCTCCGGCACGGCCGGGCACTGTACGCGATCGGCGGCAACGCCGAGGCCGCCCGCACTGCGGGGATCCGCGTCGACCGCACCGTGTGGGTCGTCCTCATCCTCGGCAGCGTTCTCGCAGCGTTCGCCGGTGTCCTCTACAGCGGGCACTACGGCTCCATCTCCGCCACACAGGGCAGCGGCTGGATCTTCCAGGTCTTCGCCGCGACCGTCATCGGCGGAGTCAGTCTCAACGGCGGCAAGGGTTCCGTTTTCGGCGCCCTCACCGGCGTCCTCACCCTCCAGCTCGTCGTCAACGTCATGACGCTGGCGGGCGTGCCGCCCCTGTGGAACCAGTTCCTCAATGGCGCCATCATCATTGTCGCCCTGGTCATCTCCCGGTTCGCGTCCGGTGAGAAGCAGGAATAG
- a CDS encoding FadR/GntR family transcriptional regulator, which produces MALTDEAIDKIKAMILDGELAPGSRLPKEEILAAQLGLSRNSLREAVRALTAMRILITRQGDGTYVSSLEPHLLLESLSFAADVSQGHTALQLIQVRRLLEPQATGLAAALLTPEDLQELREILDRSRAATTVEEFVAHDIAFHLRIVEAVGNPVLSMLLQVLSTRTQRVRIVRGSRTRHALDNAHQDHEQILGALQARDALLATAATTVHITAVEQWLAASLSDDPLRAIDD; this is translated from the coding sequence GTGGCACTGACGGACGAGGCGATCGACAAGATCAAGGCGATGATCCTCGACGGCGAACTCGCTCCCGGCTCCCGTCTGCCCAAGGAGGAGATCCTCGCCGCGCAACTCGGCCTGTCCCGCAATTCGCTGCGCGAGGCCGTCCGGGCGCTGACGGCCATGCGGATCCTGATCACCCGTCAGGGCGACGGCACGTACGTTTCCAGCCTGGAACCCCATCTCCTGCTGGAGAGCCTTTCCTTCGCCGCCGACGTCTCCCAGGGCCACACGGCACTGCAACTGATCCAGGTGCGCCGACTGCTGGAACCGCAGGCGACCGGGCTGGCCGCTGCCCTGCTGACGCCGGAGGACCTCCAGGAACTGCGCGAGATCCTCGACAGGTCCCGGGCCGCCACCACCGTGGAAGAGTTCGTCGCCCACGACATCGCCTTCCACCTCAGGATCGTCGAAGCCGTCGGCAACCCCGTGCTGTCGATGCTTCTGCAGGTGCTCTCCACCCGCACCCAGCGCGTCCGCATCGTCCGCGGCAGCCGGACCCGTCACGCACTGGACAACGCCCACCAGGACCACGAGCAGATCCTCGGCGCGCTCCAGGCACGCGACGCCCTGCTGGCCACCGCCGCCACGACCGTCCACATCACGGCCGTGGAGCAGTGGCTTGCCGCCAGCCTGAGCGACGACCCGCTGCGAGCCATCGACGACTGA
- a CDS encoding ROK family protein produces MAGIGRASGGAEAVPASQQGMRRQNLAVVIGAVAAHGPLSRADVAGHTGLTRPAVSSLVDELIGRGALTETETAPSGRVGRPGRALLLNDRGPAGLGLEIGVTHLAACVVDLRGEPRVWRRVERANAGRPAGEVLAEAAALGAEAESEAAALGLRVEGRVLAVPGVVPNEPGGLIANAPNLGWQAVRPADHWPDPDTAPEPENEANLGALAEQWHRGNPAETFVHVSAEAGIGAALIIGGQLFRGARGFAGELGHLPVHPEGAPCACGARGCLEQYAGEAAVLREAGLAHVGDPVALLAERAAAGDAAALRALDRAGRALGLALTSAVDLIDPDGLVLGGAYAELADWLLPSVRTELAARVTVRPWNPEAVRPSALGRRGPVLGAAWSTVRQIIADPARLPQH; encoded by the coding sequence ATGGCGGGGATCGGCAGGGCGAGCGGGGGCGCGGAGGCCGTGCCCGCCTCGCAGCAGGGCATGCGCCGGCAGAACCTTGCGGTGGTGATCGGTGCGGTCGCCGCGCACGGTCCGCTCTCCCGGGCGGACGTCGCCGGCCACACGGGCCTGACCAGGCCGGCCGTCTCCTCCCTGGTCGACGAGCTCATCGGCCGTGGCGCGCTGACCGAGACGGAGACCGCGCCCAGCGGACGCGTCGGCCGCCCCGGACGGGCACTGCTCCTGAACGACCGGGGTCCCGCGGGCCTCGGCCTGGAGATCGGCGTCACCCATCTCGCCGCGTGCGTCGTGGACCTGCGCGGTGAACCCCGGGTGTGGCGTCGGGTGGAGCGGGCCAACGCGGGCCGGCCGGCCGGAGAGGTGCTGGCGGAGGCCGCCGCGCTGGGCGCCGAGGCGGAGTCCGAGGCCGCGGCCCTGGGACTGCGCGTCGAGGGCCGCGTCCTGGCCGTGCCGGGGGTGGTGCCGAACGAGCCGGGCGGACTGATCGCGAACGCCCCCAACCTCGGCTGGCAAGCCGTCCGCCCCGCCGACCACTGGCCCGACCCCGACACCGCGCCCGAGCCGGAGAACGAAGCCAACCTCGGGGCGCTGGCCGAGCAGTGGCACCGGGGCAACCCCGCCGAGACCTTCGTACACGTCTCCGCCGAGGCCGGAATCGGTGCCGCACTGATCATCGGCGGGCAGCTGTTCCGGGGCGCCCGCGGCTTCGCGGGCGAACTCGGCCACCTGCCCGTCCATCCGGAGGGCGCCCCTTGCGCCTGCGGGGCACGCGGCTGCCTGGAGCAGTACGCGGGCGAAGCGGCCGTGCTGCGCGAGGCCGGGCTCGCGCACGTCGGCGACCCGGTGGCCCTCCTGGCCGAGCGGGCGGCCGCCGGGGACGCGGCGGCCCTGCGAGCCCTGGACCGCGCGGGCCGGGCCCTCGGCCTCGCCCTGACCTCGGCGGTGGACCTGATCGACCCGGACGGCCTTGTTCTGGGCGGCGCCTACGCCGAACTCGCCGACTGGCTCCTCCCGTCGGTACGCACCGAGCTGGCCGCCCGGGTCACCGTCCGGCCCTGGAACCCGGAGGCGGTGCGCCCCTCCGCCCTGGGGCGCCGCGGACCGGTGCTGGGCGCGGCGTGGTCGACCGTCCGGCAGATCATCGCCGATCCCGCCCGCCTGCCACAGCACTAG
- the xylB gene encoding xylulokinase, with protein MSAQRVVIGVDSSTQSTKALAVDLETGAVLGEGRASHAVSAGAGRESDPEQWWGALGEAVAATGWADRAAACSIAGQQHGLVTLDGAGGPVRPALLWNDVRSAPQAAGLGAAFGPAELARRTGSVPTAAFTAAKWAWLRANEPAAADRVAAVRLPHDFLTERLTGEAVTDRGDASGTGWWGPDGYDQDVLDRIGLDHGLLPQVLPPGALAGTVRAGTPLREGALVATGTGDNMAAALGLGLTPGRPVLSLGTSGTVYAVGRTRPTDPSGTVAGFADALGGWLPLACTLNCTLAVDRFAALVGRDREDVEAGGTVVVLPYLDGERTPDLPGASGLVHGLRHDTTPGQVLQAAYDGAAHALLVALDDVLRAGGENPAPEEPLLLIGGGARGRAWQRTVLRLSGRAVQVPAAQELVALGAAAQAAALLTGEPADAVARRWRTAEGRVLDPVRRDDDTLERITSTLRRARALQELPPAER; from the coding sequence ATGTCTGCTCAGCGTGTCGTGATCGGTGTCGACAGCTCGACCCAGTCCACCAAGGCCCTCGCCGTCGACCTGGAAACCGGCGCCGTCCTGGGCGAGGGCCGCGCCTCGCACGCCGTCAGCGCCGGCGCCGGACGCGAGAGCGACCCCGAACAGTGGTGGGGGGCGCTCGGCGAGGCCGTGGCGGCCACCGGCTGGGCGGATCGCGCAGCGGCCTGCTCGATCGCCGGCCAGCAGCACGGCCTGGTCACCCTCGACGGGGCAGGCGGGCCGGTGCGCCCGGCGCTGCTGTGGAACGACGTCCGCTCCGCCCCGCAGGCCGCCGGACTCGGAGCCGCGTTCGGCCCGGCCGAGCTCGCCCGCCGTACCGGCAGCGTCCCGACGGCCGCCTTCACGGCCGCCAAGTGGGCCTGGCTGCGCGCGAACGAGCCTGCCGCCGCCGACCGCGTCGCGGCCGTCCGGCTTCCCCACGACTTCCTGACGGAGCGGCTGACCGGTGAGGCGGTGACGGACCGCGGTGACGCCTCGGGGACCGGCTGGTGGGGCCCGGACGGCTACGACCAGGACGTCCTCGACCGGATCGGCCTCGACCACGGGCTGCTGCCACAGGTCCTCCCGCCGGGCGCCCTCGCGGGCACCGTCCGGGCCGGGACGCCACTGCGCGAGGGCGCGTTGGTGGCCACCGGGACCGGTGACAACATGGCCGCCGCCCTCGGGCTGGGCCTGACCCCCGGACGCCCGGTGCTGAGCCTCGGTACCTCCGGCACCGTCTACGCCGTCGGCCGGACCCGGCCCACCGACCCGAGCGGAACCGTCGCCGGCTTCGCCGATGCCCTCGGCGGCTGGCTGCCGCTCGCCTGCACGCTCAACTGCACCCTCGCCGTCGACCGCTTCGCAGCCCTGGTCGGACGCGACCGCGAGGACGTCGAGGCGGGTGGCACGGTGGTGGTCCTTCCCTATCTGGACGGCGAGCGCACGCCGGACCTCCCGGGCGCTTCCGGCCTGGTCCACGGCCTGCGCCACGACACCACGCCCGGACAGGTGCTCCAGGCCGCCTACGACGGCGCCGCCCACGCCCTGCTCGTGGCCCTGGACGACGTACTGCGTGCCGGAGGCGAGAACCCCGCCCCCGAAGAACCGCTGCTGCTGATCGGCGGCGGAGCCCGCGGCAGGGCCTGGCAGCGGACCGTCCTGCGGTTGTCCGGCCGAGCGGTCCAGGTACCCGCGGCACAGGAACTGGTCGCGCTCGGGGCCGCCGCCCAGGCCGCCGCACTGCTCACCGGTGAGCCCGCCGACGCCGTCGCCCGGCGCTGGCGGACCGCCGAGGGCCGGGTACTGGACCCCGTACGCCGTGACGACGACACGCTCGAACGGATCACCAGTACGCTGCGGCGGGCGCGGGCCTTGCAGGAGCTCCCGCCGGCAGAACGATAG